GAGCCCTCATGCATCCAAACACCATTAGTGAAGAAGTCTTCAGACTCCAGACAACACGGCTTGTCTCTCACCCTTGCTACTCCTATGCTGTGTGGACTTGATCTCTAGCTCTTGCCTTCCTCCCAATCTCTCACGGCGACCCCATCattttctgccccacagccacctcccctctgctgtgcacagcctggcagagccagTCTTCCCTACGtggtttgcagcagcagctccaagtCCCACTTGCAGACCATTGCCCTCCCTGTGCCGGAGCCATACAGACTGAAAATTCGAGCCAGTTTGTAGTAGTCCTCCAGGCGTATTCCTGCTGTTCTCTACTTCTCCAAGTTCTTTCCCAATTTTATGCTGATGAGGCAAATTCTGTCAGGACCAGGAACTTGAAGCATTTTAGGGTTCTTTTTGAAtgatattttttgttgcttGCAATCTGGCACACCATGGCTATGTACAAGTGATGCTAAGCAAAGGTTGGCAAAACTGGACAGTAAAGTTCCCAACTGCCTTTGAAAAcaccagcaacaacaacaaaccctaTCTGACTTTGCAGTTCTCATCTACAGAGCAGTTTGGTGAATGAGGTGGCCTCTGTTTCTACAGCCTCCAATTGCAAAACTGAAGATCTTTTGGTACAAAAGTCACATCTAGCCCATAGCAAGGGAGTAGCCAGTACAGTTGCTGGGACACCTACAGCTGTTGCAGGAATTAGGAAGGAGGGAGGCAGCTATCAGAGTGGGATCTGAGCCACCTGGACCTCTGCAGATCAAGGTCATCATGTTACTCCTCACCAAGAGGCAACTGGCACAGGCAGCCATACATGCTGGCTGTAACTTCCAAAGACAGCTAGATATGTTGAAGGTGGATAATAGCACTAGAGTCACCTGACTTTGAAGCCAAAAAATGTGACAGCTAATGCCTGCAGCCCAGAGGCACGGACCCAGTCTTCTGACAAGGAGCCCATGGCAAACATTCCTGACGATAAAAAGTACGTGAGGAACAGCAAGAGCCACCATAGatgtccccctgccccacagtAAGAGCTGTGATTGCACCAAGGCACACTCTGCCATGCCACCTCACATGGGATGACCGGTATCTTGTTCTTGTGGCTGCTCTTCTCTGCCCCAGCACACCAGGCACGTCAGGAGTAACTGCGCCAGCACACAGGCCAGCCCTTTTTTCCCGGCCACTCTGAGAGTCTTGTGCACTAAATCAACGAGCCAGACCACTGAGGAGCCCTTAAGTCAGAGGAACATGTGTCGCAAAAGCATCATGCCAGGAACGGCTATTTTACCTTTCTGAGTCTTGGCTAGGCTATTACCAACCATGGCAAACTGCTAGGGGACACAGATGAACCCTACAAGAAACAGCATGGACAACTCACCCATGGTAAatccagggaaggagaagtCCCTCCAGACTAGCTGCTGCCATATACACAAGCTGCATTGAATACTAATGGTATTAGATCAGGCGAACCCCTGCATTGCTGGAGGCCCTTTCATGCTCTCTGTCTTACAAACTAGTACAGAAAGTAAGCTTCTGATGCTGCCTGTTCTGCTCTTCTCTATCCCCTGCATGACCTAGCTCAAGGTTagtttcaaaaagcaaaacactgagTGACAGGGCATTTATCATTAATAAACTCACACGAGAAAAATGGTGCTGGCTTCCCAGGACCAGTGCACTAGAAGGACAAGGGAAGTAGACAGGTACCATGAGTGAAGACCTACTTTTGGCACAGCTTCCCAGTTGTTTGTCACACGAATAGCACCGTGCAACTAATACAGCTATTTTCTTCATCAATTATTAACCGGGCAAAGACTATTTGTTTGAAGGGCTGCACATAAAGGCCAGAGAGGAAGCAAGCAGTTTCAAGCTCCACATGCACGCCCTGCGATAGGCTTGGGATCCTCTCCAGATCATAAATGTCTCGCTCTTCAAGGGCCAACAGTTCAGCTTCCAGCAGTGGCGAAGGTGGCAGGCCTGGGTGCTGGTGCAGCCAAGCACAGATCTTCCAGGCAGAAGCCCATCTTTCCTGTGGGCCCCATCACCATTGTGCCTGGGCACAAGGCTATGGTCAGCAGAAGGTATCTGAAGGCCGCTGAGCAGTACCCAGGCTGTGCCCAACCAAGGTTCTTTGCTCAGGGATCAGCATGCAGACCCCACCACGTGCTAGTTAGATCAGCATCTGCCGAGCAAACTCCCCGTAGAGCTTTTGCACTATTCATTTGAACCAGCTTCTCCCAGTCACACTCCTCTTCCACCATTTTTCCTCCACCTAACTCACCTTTATTGCCAGACCACACAAGAAAGCATGTTGCACAAAGCCAACAGCAGGGAAGGTACATCAGGGTAAGCCTTGAGGCTTTTGTTTGGCAGGAACTTTTCCAATATGAATTAGGAAATATCTCTCCTGAACAGTGAGGCATGTCAGGACAGCTGAAGGATCAGTGGTTCAGCAGCAATATTCCACCCATTTTGGAAGAGAACTGGAACAGTTGCAGATGAAGAACACCAAGCTTGCTCCAGAGGAGAGCTCAAGGGTGAAAACACAAGACTTAACACCATGAGCAGCACTGGCAAAGAAGTGTCCCTAAACAAAACCGCTGGCTTCAGAAGTTTCTGGGATTGCTGACTGATACTTCAAGGGGTACAAGGGCTTGACAGCAATAGCAGAGTGATCTATGTGTACACCGAGACTTTGCTGGGAGTTCATCCTCCCCTCCAATAAAGCACCAAACAGCTGCTCTGCCAAAGCAGACTAGTACCACTGACAAGCCACACCTGAGACCACCTGTACCACTTCCAACATCCCACTTCAGCCTCACTCAAAACAAGCAAAGGCTCTCCTcaaaggagaaggagctgtgcaAGAACACAGGAGGAACAAAAGCCCATCCAAGGTTTAAGCTACACTGATCAGGAAGAAACTTGCAGGAACAGACCGAGGGGCTCAAGATGGGAGAAGGACTCTGTAAGAGACAGAGAGGGTTAGAGGCCAGCAGGGTAGGTCACATCAGGTATTTGCTGCCATGGATCCATGCACCCACACACCTGCAGGGCTGACCCATTGAAGCAGAGAGGAACGATGGAGGGATGCCTGAGCACACTGGGGACTGGAAGGGTCAAGAGGAGGGAAGCATCTGTATTTGAGTGGTTGTCTAAAACCAGCCCCTTGATTTTTGCAAGTAAAACCAGCTCCACTGTCAGTTTCTTGAAAAAACTTGGGGTTTATTGATTTAAACTGCAAACAGTCGTTACAAAAGAGATACTCTTTTAAATAAACTCacacaaagaggaagaaaaagcaatgtaGTGAACAGTaacagggggggaaaaaaattacattcattATTCTTTGTGCCAGTCCCGTTCACCTTGgcacaaaaaactccaaacttggaatacagaaatgcaaagacaAACTGTATTTGGAATGTCTTCAGATAGGCACTTTGAGCCCAAGGCTTTTCTCCTTGAAGAATCTACacaaagagaggaagaaaaagatcttCCTTCCACACTGTCTCACAACAGAGCTCAGGTATGTACATTCTAAAGCCCAGGTAGGCAAGAcccaggggaggggaagaggaggataaGAGGAAAGTCAAAGAAGCACATTAACTCAATTTGCAGTCCAAcacaaaaaaagggggggaaattctaaaataaataatccaaacacagtttttgcattttttttaaattaatttttcattttttaaaataaaataaccaaaaaagTGTAAAGTTACAAAAAATGTCATTGTAGTATAATATATTaaactgtggggaaaaaaggaaaaaaagacttcaCAATCTTAAGATTAATATGGAAGATCATAATTTAAACATAAAAGAATATATTCTATGGATTCATCATCCCGATaaatatgaacaaaattaacaaaaaaaagcataggTTTCGGCAATAAATACGTTTTGATAAGTTAAATAAGCTTTTTATATTGTTGTGCAGTGACAAGCAAAATTTGCTCTCCAATTTCTGAAAAGttatacaaaattaaaaacccaggaaaaaaataataaaaagcttgGCGTGAGTGCTCTAAGATAGGTCTAAAGTACTCTAGAGCAAAACCATTAAAGCTATGTCTACTGGAACTTTGTTTACACgaacttgtgtgtgtgtggaatgACTTGCGTCGGCCCCACCCCctctatttctttatttgttatAAGATGTCACATGAATACATGGGGAACTTTAGCACCAAAATCAAGTCTCTCATAGTccatctggtttttgttttctttttgttttgttttcttcctcccagtCGAAGTCCCACTCATGTTACAATCTTTGTCCgttctcagcttttcttcccaCAGACCTGAGCGGATCCAGGCAAGATTAGTCTCTAAGGGTAGGGGAGAAAGAGGACTGGATGTTAACACTTGCCCACATGCCTGCAGCCTAGCAGAAACTGGCCAGTCAGGCAAGGACTGGGAGAGGGCGATGCAGTACTTGGCCAGTGGAGGGAGCTGGATCTGGACATTTCCTACACATCTGGAagtgcacagagctgctggtgccctctgcagctggagaggtAATACAGTCACAGTGAAAGTGTTAAAAGGCACTAATTTTGTAAACGTTATTGCTTTTCATCGTAATTTGGCACTTAAGGTTTAAGCCAGTGGGTCTACAGCAGGCAGGTGGACATGTTAACATCCAGCTCACACTACTGGGGACATGGTAGGGGGAGTTCAGCTTAACATCATAATAGAGGTGGGGGGGAGCAAGAAGAAACCCCAGATTAGTCATCAGAGATGGAGAGTCTGCTGAAGATGGGAAGACGTCTTGAGGTGTCCAGGATAGGGGAATCTGAGccgctgtggctgctgctggagctgctcagaTAACCCTCCTGGTCAGAGAGGGAGTCCTGAGGACTGGGTGGCGAGTCAAACATGTTGGGGGACTCGGACATGGGCCTGAACAAGAAGGTGGTGGTGGAGTTCCCACTGGGCACCTGCATCCCCATGCTGGGGGCAAAGAGACTGACCAGCTCCTGGCTGGAGAAGGTGAAGGGGTTGCTGGCGCAGTCAGGCAAGGTGGGGGAGCCCAGCAGGTCGTCGGCGCTCAGCATGGGCGGTGGGGTGATGGAAGTGGGGCTGTCCAGCAGCCCGctggcagcagtgctggggaagcCGGCGAAGCTGAAGCTGTGCTGCAGACGGGGTCTGTCGGTGACGGCAGGCTCCCGGCTCCCCGCCACGGCACGGCGCTCCTCCGCGTTGTGGATGAAGTGGCAGCGCGGCCCATAGGGGCAGAAGCCAATGGTGTGGAAAGTGCGGCAGAGCTCGGTCTTGTACTTGGGGTGGCGGGTGAGGCTCCGCAGCTCGTGAATGCCGTGGGCAAACTGGCACTTGTCACCGTATTTGCAGGCACCGTTCTCCTCGAAGGGGCGGCACAGCTCCGTCTTGTAGCGGCTGGAGTTGACCTGTCCCccaggctgcttctgctgcagcaggcGCTCACCACCCTCGGAGAAAGAGCGGTCCCGGAAGCGGCTTTCCCGGGGGCCCAGCATGGGAGCCGGCTCCCCTTTCAGGCTGCTGAGGAGCTGGTTCTGGTGGAACTTGGAGTTGGGGAGGGTGACAGAGTGCCTCCTAGGGAAACCCCCGCCGGCCGGGGTGCCCACCGCCTTCCTGTCCAGCAGGCACCCGCTGACACCCGAGGGGCCGTAATTCAACATCTTGTTGCTCTGCGGGGAGAAAAGCAAGGGCCGGTCACTGCCACCGCCTCCTCTGGCGTCCCCACGCAGCCCCGGGAACCTCCCACGACACGGCACAGAGCGGCGCCCCGCCGGCTCCCACCGCCGGGCAGCGAGCAGGGggggccggggagcggcggcggcccTGCCCCGACGGGCCCCCCCTCGGCACCAACACCTGCTTCAGCCCCTTTCGCCGCTGCACCCGAGAGCCCCGGGTCGCCCCTCCCCGTTCCCCCGCGTAGCTTTCGCGGAGAGAAGTAACGAAGCGAGCCAAGCGCCAGACGCAAGTGAGCCGTT
Above is a window of Caloenas nicobarica isolate bCalNic1 chromosome 5, bCalNic1.hap1, whole genome shotgun sequence DNA encoding:
- the ZFP36L1 gene encoding mRNA decay activator protein ZFP36L1 isoform X1, which codes for MSTALVSPTIFDLSEVLCKVRAPSGAAPPASGLFSFSESNKMLNYGPSGVSGCLLDRKAVGTPAGGGFPRRHSVTLPNSKFHQNQLLSSLKGEPAPMLGPRESRFRDRSFSEGGERLLQQKQPGGQVNSSRYKTELCRPFEENGACKYGDKCQFAHGIHELRSLTRHPKYKTELCRTFHTIGFCPYGPRCHFIHNAEERRAVAGSREPAVTDRPRLQHSFSFAGFPSTAASGLLDSPTSITPPPMLSADDLLGSPTLPDCASNPFTFSSQELVSLFAPSMGMQVPSGNSTTTFLFRPMSESPNMFDSPPSPQDSLSDQEGYLSSSSSSHSGSDSPILDTSRRLPIFSRLSISDD
- the ZFP36L1 gene encoding mRNA decay activator protein ZFP36L1 isoform X2, with product MSTALVSPTIFDLSEVLCKSNKMLNYGPSGVSGCLLDRKAVGTPAGGGFPRRHSVTLPNSKFHQNQLLSSLKGEPAPMLGPRESRFRDRSFSEGGERLLQQKQPGGQVNSSRYKTELCRPFEENGACKYGDKCQFAHGIHELRSLTRHPKYKTELCRTFHTIGFCPYGPRCHFIHNAEERRAVAGSREPAVTDRPRLQHSFSFAGFPSTAASGLLDSPTSITPPPMLSADDLLGSPTLPDCASNPFTFSSQELVSLFAPSMGMQVPSGNSTTTFLFRPMSESPNMFDSPPSPQDSLSDQEGYLSSSSSSHSGSDSPILDTSRRLPIFSRLSISDD